One region of Triticum aestivum cultivar Chinese Spring chromosome 6B, IWGSC CS RefSeq v2.1, whole genome shotgun sequence genomic DNA includes:
- the LOC123137183 gene encoding uncharacterized protein, translating into MEISQKNKANRAQVKFHQTTGSRSYAVHCDNLGEKYKDEEPNALDLFKECHYSNKKKGYIDTVESAITQIEEKVSQPTKEGQQPLSATKVVSDVLTQHTKKPKFLQHVGIQHVHERTSGTNLEA; encoded by the exons ATG GAGATCTCTCAAAAGAACAAAGCTAACCGTGCTCAAGTTAAGTTCCATCAAACAACTGGTTCGCGCAGCTATGCTGTGCATTGTGATAATTTG GGAGAAAAATACAAAGATGAAGAACCCAATGCATTGGATTTGTTCAAGGAGTGCCACTACAGCAACAAGAAGAAAGGGTACATAGACACCGTAGAATCTGCAATT ACTCAAATCGAAGAGAAGGTCTCTCAACCTACCAAAGAGGGACAACAACCTCTCTCTGCGACTAAGGTTGTATCTGACGTGCTCACTCAGCACACCAAGAAGCCTAAGTTTCTTCAGCATGTGGGGATCCAGCATGTGCATGAGAGAACCAGTGGTACCAACCTTGAAGCATAA